One window of the Melanotaenia boesemani isolate fMelBoe1 chromosome 14, fMelBoe1.pri, whole genome shotgun sequence genome contains the following:
- the rgs16 gene encoding regulator of G-protein signaling 16: MCKGLSSLPTCCLERAKELKARLGSILQKPNWTLSCCKIGKNKPTLEECLRCKESFEKLLLSKHGLCAFTAFLVSEFSEENIAFYFACEDYRRTRCPAKLPAKAQKIYDEFIGSEAPREINIDHETRDITKVNMQAPSPSCFDQAQYKIYMLMAKDCYPRFLRSPAYRDLLCQAKPSTKTTKHQQHHKKV; this comes from the exons ATGTGTAAAGGACTTTCATCGCTGCCTACCTGCTGCTTGGAAAG ggCCAAGGAGTTGAAAGCAAGGCTGGGAAGCATTTTGCAAAAGCCCAACTGGACTCTTTCCTGTTGCAAGATAGGAAAAAATAA gCCAACCCTGGAAGAATGTCTTAGGTGTAAGGAGTCCTTTGAAAAGCTCCTTTTAAGCAAAC ATGGACTGTGTGCCTTCACAGCATTTCTTGTATCTGAGTTCAGCGAGGAGAACATTGCGTTCTACTTTGCCTGTGAAGATTACAGAAGAACCAGGTGTCCTGCTAAACTCCCTGCTAAAGCCCAGAAAATCTATGATGAATTCATTGGCAGTGAAGCTCCACGAGAG ATAAATATTGACCATGAAACCCGTGACATCACCAAAGTCAACATGCAAGCTCCTTCACCTTCTTGTTTTGACCAAGCCCAGTACAAAATCTACATGCTAATGGCCAAAGACTGCTACCCTCGCTTCCTCCGCTCTCCTGCCTACAGAGATCTACTGTGCCAAGCCAAACCCAGCACCAAGACTACTAAGCATCAGCAGCATCATAAGAAggtgtga